A genome region from Paenibacillus pabuli includes the following:
- a CDS encoding family 10 glycosylhydrolase, with protein MKFRNGLILLLIFVLGLQTAGLSAQAASQKEIDIYLDGQRLESDVSPYILPKVNVTMVPLRVISEGLGASVLWSQASRTVTIKKSESVITMTSGRQQATVDGITVDLDASVELKKGRVMVPIRFVSENLGITVNWNQAAQTINLTTGDAPAPDPATPANPGGTGSTPSTDDMRGAWISTVNGDWPSSSAKGNVEKQKLEYTQQLDTLKSMGINAVFVQVRANADAIYPSGLVPWNSVLTGTQGKDPGYDPLAFMIEEAHKRGLEFHAWFNPFRATNSASTSGLAANHVSKLHMNWIVNASGKLYINPGIPEARQHIIDNIMEVVNQYDIDGVHLDDYFYPSNVAFNDDAAFKAYNTLNTKDRAEWRRDNINQFVKQLGESIHQVKAGVEYGISPFGVWRNKAVDITGSDTKAGVTAYDSMNADVRTWIKQEWIDYVAPQVYWSMTLSAARYDKVVDWWANEVANTDVKLYIGHSPYKLGTPEIGWQTSQEIIDQLIYNEKYDTIKGDIYFSSQYLTKNPLGLIANLKAYYGL; from the coding sequence ATGAAGTTTCGTAATGGATTGATCCTGCTGCTCATTTTCGTGCTGGGCTTACAAACAGCTGGACTGAGTGCACAGGCTGCTTCACAAAAAGAAATTGATATTTATCTGGATGGTCAACGGTTGGAATCGGATGTATCGCCTTACATTTTGCCCAAAGTAAATGTGACGATGGTCCCGCTGCGTGTGATTAGTGAAGGATTAGGCGCTTCCGTCCTTTGGTCACAGGCTTCGAGAACCGTAACGATTAAGAAATCCGAATCGGTGATCACCATGACCAGTGGACGCCAACAAGCGACGGTTGATGGTATCACAGTCGATTTGGATGCATCGGTTGAACTGAAGAAAGGCCGGGTAATGGTTCCAATTCGATTCGTGAGTGAAAACCTTGGGATTACAGTGAATTGGAATCAGGCAGCACAGACGATTAATCTGACAACAGGAGATGCTCCTGCACCCGATCCGGCTACCCCGGCAAATCCGGGAGGCACGGGCAGTACTCCAAGCACGGATGACATGCGGGGTGCGTGGATCTCAACGGTGAATGGTGATTGGCCTTCCTCCAGTGCAAAAGGAAATGTAGAAAAGCAGAAGCTGGAGTACACTCAGCAGCTCGACACGCTCAAAAGCATGGGCATCAATGCTGTATTTGTTCAGGTTCGGGCCAATGCGGACGCCATCTATCCTTCAGGTCTCGTACCATGGAATAGTGTGCTTACAGGGACTCAGGGCAAGGACCCGGGATATGACCCGCTTGCGTTCATGATTGAGGAAGCACACAAACGGGGACTGGAGTTCCATGCCTGGTTTAACCCGTTCCGCGCAACCAATTCAGCAAGCACATCCGGACTTGCAGCCAATCATGTTTCCAAACTGCACATGAACTGGATCGTGAATGCATCAGGCAAACTTTACATTAATCCGGGAATTCCGGAAGCCAGACAGCATATTATCGACAACATCATGGAAGTGGTAAATCAATATGATATTGATGGTGTTCATCTGGATGATTACTTCTATCCCTCTAACGTAGCATTCAATGATGACGCCGCCTTCAAGGCCTATAACACATTGAATACCAAAGACCGTGCCGAGTGGAGACGGGATAACATCAATCAGTTTGTTAAACAGCTGGGCGAGAGTATCCACCAAGTAAAAGCAGGCGTAGAGTATGGAATCAGCCCTTTTGGTGTATGGCGCAATAAGGCTGTTGATATCACAGGTTCCGATACCAAAGCTGGAGTTACTGCATATGACAGTATGAATGCGGATGTGCGTACATGGATCAAGCAGGAGTGGATTGACTATGTGGCACCGCAAGTATACTGGAGTATGACGTTAAGTGCAGCACGCTATGACAAAGTGGTGGACTGGTGGGCAAACGAAGTCGCTAATACCGACGTGAAGTTGTATATCGGGCACTCCCCTTATAAGCTGGGTACACCTGAAATAGGCTGGCAGACCTCCCAGGAAATTATTGATCAGCTCATATACAATGAGAAATACGATACGATTAAAGGCGATATTTACTTCAGTTCGCAATATTTGACGAAGAATCCACTGGGCTTAATCGCCAATTTAAAAGCATATTATGGACTTTAA
- the splB gene encoding spore photoproduct lyase, translating to MSTSVAQPPVRKAKGTKPFIPDLVYFEPGALEYEKGKRIMEWVTSKEIPYQMTTSHNRITNLPGETEQEKYRMAKRTLVVGVRKTLKFDQSKPSAEYAIPISTGCMGHCHYCYLQTTLGAKPYVRVYVNTEEIIQAAKGYIDERAPEITRFEAACTSDPVGLEHITENLSDLIRFMADEEYGRLRFVTKYHHVDPLLNIKHNGHTRIRFSVNSDYVIKNFEPATSRFEERIEAAGKIAHAGYPLGFIIAPIMWYDGWQEGYAELLQKLADTLPEDATKDLTFEMIQHRFTKTAKATIEKRYPKTKLEMDIEKRKMKWGRWGQYKYVYKDDQQDALREFITERIFEHFPLANIDYFT from the coding sequence GTGAGTACAAGTGTAGCGCAGCCCCCGGTTCGCAAAGCAAAAGGTACTAAACCCTTTATTCCCGATTTGGTCTATTTTGAACCCGGTGCGCTGGAATATGAGAAGGGCAAACGGATCATGGAATGGGTGACTTCCAAGGAAATTCCATATCAGATGACCACTTCCCATAACCGGATCACCAATCTGCCTGGTGAAACCGAACAGGAAAAATACCGGATGGCGAAACGAACCTTGGTCGTAGGTGTACGCAAAACACTCAAATTCGATCAGTCGAAACCTTCAGCTGAATATGCGATTCCGATCTCAACAGGATGCATGGGCCATTGTCATTATTGTTATCTTCAAACTACGCTTGGAGCCAAACCTTATGTAAGGGTGTATGTGAACACCGAAGAAATCATTCAGGCGGCCAAAGGATATATCGATGAACGGGCACCTGAAATCACCCGGTTTGAAGCAGCCTGTACTTCTGATCCGGTGGGACTCGAGCATATTACCGAAAACTTGAGTGATCTGATCCGTTTTATGGCCGATGAGGAATACGGACGTTTGCGGTTTGTGACGAAATATCATCACGTAGATCCCTTATTAAATATCAAACATAACGGTCATACCCGCATCCGGTTCAGTGTCAATTCGGATTATGTCATCAAGAACTTTGAACCTGCTACCTCCAGGTTTGAAGAACGGATCGAAGCAGCAGGCAAAATAGCGCATGCGGGGTACCCGTTAGGTTTTATCATCGCCCCCATCATGTGGTATGACGGATGGCAGGAAGGGTACGCGGAGCTTTTACAGAAGCTTGCCGACACACTTCCGGAAGATGCCACGAAGGATCTTACTTTTGAAATGATTCAGCATCGATTTACCAAAACGGCAAAAGCCACCATCGAGAAACGATACCCCAAAACCAAACTTGAAATGGACATCGAGAAAAGAAAGATGAAATGGGGCCGCTGGGGGCAATATAAATATGTGTACAAGGATGATCAGCAGGACGCGCTGCGCGAGTTCATAACGGAGCGAATTTTCGAACACTTCCCGTTAGCAAACATTGATTACTTCACCTAA
- a CDS encoding DUF1385 domain-containing protein, giving the protein MPQQSKPVSYGGQAVIEGVMFGGKHVNVTAVRRKDGEITYLEVPKQDKTWVMKLRRIPLLRGIVSIIDSSVKGSKHLNYSADAYADDELEPEEKAKQKEKEGSGWSLSMIIGVTAVAILSFLFGKIVLTLLPVVIENFLFKNAFDNQFLHNLLEGGIKLILLLAYLWLISQTPMIKRLFQYHGAEHKVISAHEAGEELTPENVQKYSRLHYRCGSSFIMLTVIIGVFLYSLFTYDNLWERMGQRLLLLPVVLGISFELLKITNSVRDIPVLRYLGYPGLWLQLLTTKEPTNEQVEVSIASFNRMRELDAKLANVSATSEVPVATLDPVKG; this is encoded by the coding sequence TTGCCTCAACAATCCAAGCCTGTCAGCTACGGGGGGCAAGCTGTCATTGAAGGCGTAATGTTTGGCGGTAAACACGTCAACGTTACGGCTGTTCGAAGAAAAGACGGCGAAATTACGTATCTGGAAGTTCCCAAGCAAGACAAGACCTGGGTCATGAAATTGCGGCGGATTCCGTTACTGCGCGGGATTGTCAGCATTATAGATTCAAGTGTCAAAGGAAGCAAACATCTCAATTATTCTGCTGACGCTTATGCTGATGATGAACTCGAACCTGAAGAGAAAGCAAAACAAAAAGAAAAAGAAGGTTCCGGCTGGAGCCTTAGCATGATTATTGGTGTCACTGCGGTAGCCATTCTTTCCTTCCTTTTTGGTAAAATTGTGCTCACGCTGCTTCCTGTCGTCATTGAGAATTTTTTGTTTAAAAATGCATTCGACAATCAGTTTTTGCATAATTTACTGGAAGGCGGCATCAAGCTGATTCTGCTTCTTGCCTACCTGTGGCTGATCTCACAGACCCCAATGATCAAACGATTATTCCAATACCACGGGGCGGAACATAAAGTAATTAGTGCTCATGAAGCCGGTGAAGAGCTCACACCTGAGAATGTTCAGAAATACAGTCGATTGCATTACCGCTGCGGAAGCAGCTTTATCATGCTGACGGTCATCATCGGTGTATTCCTGTACTCCCTTTTCACCTACGACAACCTTTGGGAACGGATGGGACAGCGCTTGCTGTTGCTGCCAGTTGTTCTCGGGATTTCCTTCGAGCTATTGAAGATCACCAACTCGGTGCGTGACATTCCCGTACTGCGTTATCTCGGATATCCTGGACTTTGGCTGCAACTGCTCACTACCAAAGAGCCAACTAACGAGCAGGTCGAAGTGTCCATCGCTTCGTTTAACCGCATGCGTGAACTGGATGCCAAGCTGGCCAACGTATCCGCTACATCGGAAGTACCTGTTGCAACACTCGATCCTGTGAAAGGGTGA
- the aroQ gene encoding type II 3-dehydroquinate dehydratase, with translation MKRIVVINGPNLNMLGIREPGIYGTLSLKDIEDKIRRQAEELDVSISFYQSNHEGDIIDRIHAAMGDADGIMLNAGALTHYSYAVRDAINAVKVPTVEVHLSNIHAREAFRHHSVIAAETIGQIAGFGEVSYELGLLALVRHLDKQT, from the coding sequence ATGAAACGGATTGTTGTGATCAATGGCCCGAACCTGAACATGCTCGGTATACGTGAACCTGGCATCTATGGAACGCTTAGTCTGAAGGATATTGAGGACAAAATTCGCAGACAGGCAGAGGAGCTTGACGTCTCCATCTCTTTTTATCAATCCAATCACGAAGGGGACATCATTGATCGTATTCATGCAGCTATGGGCGATGCGGACGGAATTATGCTGAATGCCGGAGCATTAACCCATTACAGCTATGCTGTACGTGATGCGATTAATGCAGTAAAAGTGCCTACCGTGGAAGTTCATCTATCCAACATTCATGCACGCGAAGCTTTCAGACATCATTCAGTAATTGCTGCAGAAACAATCGGGCAGATTGCCGGATTTGGCGAAGTAAGCTATGAACTGGGGCTGCTGGCTCTCGTGCGTCATCTGGACAAACAAACCTGA
- a CDS encoding M24 family metallopeptidase, with amino-acid sequence MENKRVNKLREAMRERELTAMLITNPINRRYMTGFTGSAGYVLITEQEAYLLTDFRYMTQAPQQAKGFTVVEHGPKPMDSVRELLASANIKEVGFEQDTVTFGTHSAYAEALQSIELKAVSGIVEQLRIFKDEDEIAVMQKAADLADATFSHVLQFAKPGMTEREVDLEMEFFMRKHGATSSSFDTIVASGERSAMPHGVASSKVIGQNELITFDFGALLDGYCSDLTRTIATGTPVPELRKIYDIVLEAQLHTLENLKPGMTGREADALARDIIAGYGYGDQFGHSTGHGLGMEVHEAPRLSKLSDDVLKPGMVVTVEPGIYIDGLGGVRIEDDVVITETGIHILTKSDKKFTVIG; translated from the coding sequence ATGGAAAACAAACGAGTAAATAAGTTGCGTGAGGCCATGCGTGAGCGCGAACTCACAGCAATGCTGATTACGAACCCGATTAACCGTCGTTATATGACCGGTTTTACAGGGTCAGCGGGGTATGTGCTGATTACGGAACAGGAAGCATATTTGCTGACTGATTTCCGTTATATGACACAGGCACCGCAGCAAGCTAAAGGATTTACCGTTGTAGAGCATGGGCCAAAACCGATGGATTCGGTGCGAGAACTGCTTGCATCTGCAAACATCAAAGAGGTTGGCTTCGAGCAGGACACGGTTACATTCGGCACGCACTCCGCTTATGCTGAGGCACTTCAATCCATCGAACTGAAAGCTGTATCCGGTATTGTGGAACAACTTCGTATCTTCAAGGATGAGGATGAAATCGCTGTAATGCAAAAAGCTGCTGATCTGGCGGATGCTACGTTTAGCCACGTTTTACAGTTTGCCAAACCGGGTATGACTGAGCGTGAAGTGGATTTGGAAATGGAGTTTTTCATGCGCAAGCATGGAGCAACATCCTCTTCCTTCGACACCATCGTAGCTTCGGGTGAACGTTCCGCAATGCCGCATGGCGTAGCGAGCAGCAAGGTCATCGGACAAAATGAGTTAATTACATTTGACTTCGGTGCATTGCTTGACGGATACTGTTCAGATCTGACACGCACGATCGCAACGGGTACACCTGTACCAGAGCTGCGTAAAATTTATGACATTGTACTGGAAGCCCAGTTACATACGCTTGAGAACCTGAAACCGGGCATGACCGGACGGGAAGCAGATGCACTGGCACGTGATATCATTGCAGGATACGGGTATGGAGATCAATTCGGACATAGCACAGGCCACGGCCTGGGGATGGAAGTCCACGAAGCTCCGCGTTTATCCAAGCTTAGTGACGATGTGTTGAAACCGGGCATGGTTGTAACCGTTGAACCGGGTATCTACATTGACGGACTTGGCGGCGTACGTATCGAGGATGACGTGGTTATCACGGAAACAGGCATTCATATCTTAACGAAGTCGGACAAAAAGTTCACCGTTATCGGCTAA
- a CDS encoding patatin-like phospholipase family protein, whose amino-acid sequence MLINGVFEGGGVKGISLAGAVQSAQDYGFQFNRVAGTSSGSIVASLIAAGYRAEEMKSIIENTPFASLLRRSPIFDIRWIGPAARLFLKKGLYSGEALESWIGNMLKQKGIRTFADLPPGKLLITASDISNGTFLVLPDDIRRFGIDPDKFEVAKAVRMSCSIPYFFDPVAIRKSPVMSKGMRFPDQFVYVVDGGLLSNFPLWLFDGERTARGGDIIPTVGFKLVGKTEGEPSRIKGPLSMLQALVETMLTAHDERYIEQINRFRTIKIPTLGVKPTQFNLSVQESTALYLSGVAAGTEFFSRWNTKFYDEQLDKQKREERKKVSQTPPLTPV is encoded by the coding sequence ATGTTAATCAATGGGGTGTTTGAAGGCGGGGGTGTAAAGGGGATTTCGCTTGCAGGGGCCGTGCAGAGTGCACAGGACTATGGCTTTCAGTTCAATCGTGTTGCGGGGACGTCCTCCGGATCGATCGTAGCTTCATTGATCGCTGCCGGATATCGCGCGGAAGAAATGAAATCCATCATTGAGAATACGCCATTTGCCTCATTACTGCGGCGTTCACCCATATTTGATATACGCTGGATTGGACCGGCAGCAAGGCTGTTTTTGAAAAAGGGTTTATATTCTGGTGAAGCACTTGAATCATGGATCGGCAATATGCTCAAACAGAAAGGGATCCGAACATTCGCGGACCTGCCACCAGGCAAGCTTCTGATTACCGCATCGGATATCTCCAACGGAACCTTTCTGGTACTTCCAGATGATATACGGCGGTTCGGTATTGATCCTGATAAGTTCGAAGTGGCCAAGGCCGTACGAATGAGCTGTAGTATCCCGTATTTTTTCGATCCAGTGGCCATACGCAAATCGCCCGTGATGTCCAAAGGCATGCGTTTTCCCGATCAGTTCGTGTATGTCGTGGACGGAGGATTGCTTAGTAATTTTCCATTATGGCTGTTTGATGGGGAACGTACGGCGCGTGGTGGAGATATTATTCCCACGGTCGGTTTCAAGTTGGTTGGCAAGACGGAAGGGGAGCCGAGCAGAATTAAAGGTCCTTTAAGCATGCTGCAGGCATTGGTTGAGACGATGCTTACAGCGCATGATGAGCGATATATTGAACAGATTAACCGTTTCCGTACGATTAAAATACCAACCCTGGGCGTTAAGCCGACACAGTTCAATCTGTCCGTGCAGGAAAGTACAGCGTTGTATTTATCGGGTGTTGCAGCAGGTACAGAGTTTTTCAGTCGATGGAACACGAAGTTCTATGATGAGCAGTTGGATAAACAAAAAAGAGAAGAGCGGAAAAAGGTGTCTCAAACACCGCCACTAACGCCTGTGTAA
- a CDS encoding YqhR family membrane protein, producing the protein MAEYTDRHASHVDPKHGGVESHADKGRRSKQRQGQHYYTKPFSFAVELGFFAGFIWGGIHWLNYLLHFSIVPLGFLAEPFFKHEYIYTAAGHLTGWLFFIVFSIVAALIYTYTLRKWKGPLPGIGYGIVWWLIIFVLVGPKLDMVKPINRLTWDSIITEFCFFLLWGLFIGYTVAMEYTDERKREPEKAGA; encoded by the coding sequence ATGGCAGAATATACAGATAGACACGCATCTCATGTGGATCCCAAGCATGGGGGCGTGGAAAGTCATGCGGATAAGGGCAGACGCTCGAAACAGCGCCAGGGGCAGCATTATTATACCAAACCGTTTTCTTTTGCAGTGGAGCTTGGTTTCTTTGCAGGCTTTATTTGGGGAGGGATACATTGGCTAAACTACTTGCTTCATTTCAGCATCGTCCCGTTGGGATTTTTGGCAGAGCCCTTCTTCAAACATGAATATATATATACCGCTGCGGGGCATCTGACAGGCTGGCTGTTTTTCATTGTGTTTTCCATTGTGGCTGCACTGATTTACACATATACGCTGAGAAAATGGAAAGGACCTTTACCGGGAATCGGCTACGGGATCGTTTGGTGGCTGATCATCTTTGTACTGGTTGGCCCCAAACTGGACATGGTGAAACCGATAAACCGTTTGACTTGGGATTCTATCATCACCGAATTTTGCTTCTTTTTGCTGTGGGGGCTGTTCATCGGCTATACCGTAGCTATGGAGTACACGGACGAACGGAAACGCGAGCCCGAGAAAGCGGGAGCATAG
- the mntR gene encoding transcriptional regulator MntR, which produces MPTPSMEDYLERIYKLIDEKGYARVSDIAEGLEVHPSSVTKMIQKLDKDEYLIYEKYRGLVLTPKGKKMGKRLMERHHLLEQFLTTIGVQEENIYKDVEGIEHHLSWDSITCIESLVEYFRQDESRLRDLQSIQELMSNTES; this is translated from the coding sequence ATGCCAACGCCCAGTATGGAAGATTATTTGGAGCGTATATACAAATTGATTGATGAAAAGGGCTATGCTCGTGTGTCAGATATAGCTGAAGGGTTGGAAGTGCATCCTTCATCGGTGACCAAGATGATCCAAAAGCTGGACAAAGACGAGTACCTGATTTACGAAAAGTACCGTGGGTTGGTACTTACTCCAAAAGGGAAAAAGATGGGGAAACGTTTAATGGAACGCCATCATCTGCTTGAACAATTTTTAACGACTATTGGTGTCCAGGAGGAGAATATCTACAAGGATGTGGAAGGAATCGAACATCATCTGAGTTGGGATTCCATTACCTGTATCGAATCTTTGGTAGAATATTTCCGTCAGGACGAGAGCCGATTGCGTGATCTTCAAAGTATTCAGGAACTCATGAGCAATACCGAATCCTGA